The DNA region gtcactttgAAGCAAAAAGGGTAGATAATTGCTTTTTTTGGTAAAGTAATcagaattatacctattttttgtcagattggcaaaaaatatattttttggtgtgtcgtAGAACTTTGGTAATTAGTGTCTAtgttccatgagatgaaaaaggttaaaaatcgcTGGTCTACATTTAAGGCCTTGTTCTGGCAGGAAGATTTCAAAATGAGATTGTGTAGCATGATGGCTTGTGGTTGAAAACAGGATGTTGGGATCAGATTGACTCAGGTCCTGGCTCTACGGCATACCACCATTCTGAGAGTTGCTTAAGTCTTGGAACTTATTTCTTCACATACAAAATATGGATGATAATAAAACCTATCTTGCAAGCATTGGTGTGGGAGAGAAAATGTTTTTGCcactttgttgttgttatcaACAGAAGATATCCACTTTTCTGTCATGTAAAGAAATAAGACAATCTAATACGTACCACCACAGAAGTGTAGAAAAACTGTAGGAAATGCCAGTAATCAGATACATTTATGCAGctaagatagaaagagagaacacTGGCCTGGGATTGTGAATGATACTGGGACAGAAGCTGGATCTGAACTGTCCTTGGGATTGGCCGGAGTTTTGAGAGTTATACTAATAAGTTGAAAGTACGGATATATAGCTTGCTGTGCTCTAGAACTAGCATGCACCACACACCATGGCCCGGCGTCAGCCCCATCATGGTGGTGGGGCCATCTTGATTAACAACACCTCTGCAAAAGCTCCCTAGGTTTTCTCATCATCATGATCTCAGACAGCTCCATCTTCAACTGTTTTTAGCACCATGAAAGTGAACACAGTGAAAACTTAAACTCATTCTAAATCGAATATAATGCCATTGATTTCATTGTTAAGTGAACTGACTCTCACTTCAAAAAGCACGAAGTATGGTGAAGCCCCATTGACTTCACCATGAAATACCTGGCAGACGTTGCTACTCTAACATTGTGCCTCCACTTTTGATTTTCCTTAGGAAAACATGACCCTTCAGTCTTTGCTTCTGGCCTGCCTTTTCCTGCTCATCTCTGATTCCTGGGAGTTCTTCACCAAAACAGATTATTCTAGAAGCTATCCGTGCGATATGAAAAGACAAGGTGCAGCTGTTATTGCAGAGTGTAACAATCGTCGACTGCAAGAAGTCCCCCAAACCGTGAGCAAAGATGTCACAGAACTAGACCTGTCTGATAACTTAATCAAACACATAACAAATGAATCATTTCAAGGGCTGCAAGCTCTTACTAAAATCAACCTAAACTGCAACGTCATGCTACCACCCTACTCTAAAAATGATCATATAAATAAAGAAGGCATGAATATTACAGACGGGGCATTCTTCAACTTACAAAACCTAACAGTTTTACTACTTGAAAACAACCAGCTAAACAAAATACCCTCTAATTTGCCAGGGTCTTTGAGAAATCTTAATCTAATTCAAAACAACATAATTTCTGTAACTAAACACAGCACTTCTGGACTTAAGAATTTGGAACGTCTCAATTTGGGCTGGAACTGCTATTTCGGCAATGTTTGTAATCAGTCCTTCCGCGTAGATGGAGCATTTGAAGAGATTCCAAATTTGAAGGTGCTAATACTATCTTTTAATAACCTTTCCCGAGTGCCACCCAACCTACCAAGATCCTTAACAGAACTTTATCTTAGCAACACCAATATCAACAGCATCGGTTCGAGGGACTTCgaaaaactggaaaatttaaCAGTACTAGATTTAAGTGGGAACTGTCCAAGGTGTTTCAATGCACCATTTCCCTGTACACCTTGTGCAAAAGATGCTTCTATCAAAATAGATGACCATGCTTTTCAGAAATTGAGCAAACTTCAATACCTCAACCTTTCTAGTACTTCCCTCCGGGTGATTCGTGAAATCTGGTTTGATAATATGTCTTCTCTGAAGGAGTTGCATCTTGAATTCAACTACTTGGTACACGAAATAGCCTCTGGGAATTTTTTAACAAAACTACCCCACTTAGAAATACTTGATTTATCTTATAACTATGTAAAGACACAATATGCACTATATCTTAATCTGTCCCCAAATTTCTCTAATCTAACATCTCTCCGGACATTGCACTTAAGAGGTTATGTGTTCCAAGAACTTAGATATGAAGATTTCAAGCCCCTGATGAAACTCTCCAATTTAACGACTATCAACTTAGGTGTTAACTTTATTAAGCAAATTAATTTTTCCGTTTTCCAACATTTACCCAACCTGAACGTCATTTACTTGTCAGAAAACAGAATATCACCCTTGGTAAATGATATCAGGCAAAGTTCTGCAAATTTCTCCACTGTCCAAAGTCATGTCCTTAAACCACGCTCAGCAGGTAATGAGTTTGACCCACATTCAAATTTTTATCACAACACCCATCCTTTAATGAAGCAAAAATGTACACGTTATGGCAAAGCCATCGATTTAAGCTTGAACAGTATTTTCTTCATTGGGCAAAAGCAATTTGAAGCTTTTCCCAACATTTCCTGCTTAAATCTGTCTTCAAATGGCAATGCTCAAGCATTAAATGGAAGTGAATTTTCAGCTGTGCCTCATATCAAATATTTGGATCTTACACACAATAAACTGGACTTCGATTATGATACTGCTTTGAATGAATTACGTGAGTTAGAAGTTCTAGATCTCAGCTACAATGAACACTATTTCAGAATAGCAGGTGTGACACACCGTCTaggatttattaaaaatttaacaaagctGGACTTTTTAAATCTGAGCCACAATGACATTTATACCCTAACAGAGTACAATCTGAGTAGTGAGTCCCTGACAACATTAGATTTCAGCGGAAACCGCCTTGACGTTCTGTGGCATGCTGAAGATAAGAGATACACATACATTTTTAGAAATCTCAATAACCTAACATGGCTTGATTTATCCTTTAATAACCTTCAGCAGATCCCAAGTAAAGCATTTATTAACTTGCCCAGGAATCTCACCCATCTATTTATAAATGATAATAAGTTAAGTTTCTTTAACTGGACATTACTCGAGACCTTTTCTCATCTCAAGTTGCTTGACTTAAGTGGAAACTGTCTATATTTTTTAACTGATAAACTAGCTAAATTTGCAAAATCTCTTAAGGAGCTAATACTGAGCAGAAACCATATTTCCCACCTGCCCTTGGGCTTTCTTTCAGAAGACAGTGGTCTGGTACACCTTGATTTAAGTTCCAACAAGCTCAAAACAATTAACAGATCCACATTTCCAGAAAAGAACACCACGTTAGCCCTTTTGAAACTACATGGAAACCCTTTTGACTGTACCTGTGACATGGGCGATTTTCGAAGTTGGATGGATAAACATCAGAATGTAACGATTCCTAGACTGACAGATGTCCTTTGTGCCAGTCCTGGGGATCAGATAGGGAAGAGTATTATGAGTCTAGAGCTAACCACGTGTGTTTCCGACACCATCGCGGCCATCTTATGTTTCTTCACATCCTTCATCACCATCACAGTTATGTTGGCTGCTGTGGCTCACCACTGGTTTTACTGGGATGTTTGGTTTATCTATCAAGTGTGTTTAGCTAAGGTCAAAGGCTACAGGGCTCTTTCCAGAACCCGCACTTTCTATGATGCTTATGTTTCCTACGACACCAAAGATGCCTCTGTGACAGACTGGGTGATCAACGGGCTGCGCTCCCACCTGGAAGAGAGTGAAGACAAAAATGTGCTCCTGTGTTTAGAGGAGAGAGACTGGGACCCGGGATTAGCCATCATCGATAACCTCATGCAGAGCATCAACCAAAGCAAGAAAACAATATTTGTTTTAACCAGTAAATATGCAAGAAGCTGGAGCTTTAAAACAGCATTCTACTTGGCCTTGCAGAGGTTAATGGATGAAAATATGGATGTGATTGTATTTATTCTGCTGGAGCCCGTGTTACAGCATTCTCAGTATCTGAGGCTGCGGCAGAGAATCTGCAAGAGTTCCATCCTCCAGTGGCCCGACAACCCCAAGGCGGAAGGCTTGTTTTGGCAAAGTCTGAAAAACGTGGTCTTGACTGAAAATGATTCACGGTATAACAATTTCTATGTTGATTCCATTAAGCAGTACTAACTGATGTTAAGTCATGGTTCACCAACATAATGCAAAGGCAAAGCAAGGACCGTTCTGCCTTAGGACTtgattgctgtgtaacaaattatccccaaaacttagtgacttaaaat from Saccopteryx leptura isolate mSacLep1 chromosome X, mSacLep1_pri_phased_curated, whole genome shotgun sequence includes:
- the TLR8 gene encoding toll-like receptor 8; translation: MTLQSLLLACLFLLISDSWEFFTKTDYSRSYPCDMKRQGAAVIAECNNRRLQEVPQTVSKDVTELDLSDNLIKHITNESFQGLQALTKINLNCNVMLPPYSKNDHINKEGMNITDGAFFNLQNLTVLLLENNQLNKIPSNLPGSLRNLNLIQNNIISVTKHSTSGLKNLERLNLGWNCYFGNVCNQSFRVDGAFEEIPNLKVLILSFNNLSRVPPNLPRSLTELYLSNTNINSIGSRDFEKLENLTVLDLSGNCPRCFNAPFPCTPCAKDASIKIDDHAFQKLSKLQYLNLSSTSLRVIREIWFDNMSSLKELHLEFNYLVHEIASGNFLTKLPHLEILDLSYNYVKTQYALYLNLSPNFSNLTSLRTLHLRGYVFQELRYEDFKPLMKLSNLTTINLGVNFIKQINFSVFQHLPNLNVIYLSENRISPLVNDIRQSSANFSTVQSHVLKPRSAGNEFDPHSNFYHNTHPLMKQKCTRYGKAIDLSLNSIFFIGQKQFEAFPNISCLNLSSNGNAQALNGSEFSAVPHIKYLDLTHNKLDFDYDTALNELRELEVLDLSYNEHYFRIAGVTHRLGFIKNLTKLDFLNLSHNDIYTLTEYNLSSESLTTLDFSGNRLDVLWHAEDKRYTYIFRNLNNLTWLDLSFNNLQQIPSKAFINLPRNLTHLFINDNKLSFFNWTLLETFSHLKLLDLSGNCLYFLTDKLAKFAKSLKELILSRNHISHLPLGFLSEDSGLVHLDLSSNKLKTINRSTFPEKNTTLALLKLHGNPFDCTCDMGDFRSWMDKHQNVTIPRLTDVLCASPGDQIGKSIMSLELTTCVSDTIAAILCFFTSFITITVMLAAVAHHWFYWDVWFIYQVCLAKVKGYRALSRTRTFYDAYVSYDTKDASVTDWVINGLRSHLEESEDKNVLLCLEERDWDPGLAIIDNLMQSINQSKKTIFVLTSKYARSWSFKTAFYLALQRLMDENMDVIVFILLEPVLQHSQYLRLRQRICKSSILQWPDNPKAEGLFWQSLKNVVLTENDSRYNNFYVDSIKQY